In one Ananas comosus cultivar F153 linkage group 12, ASM154086v1, whole genome shotgun sequence genomic region, the following are encoded:
- the LOC109718141 gene encoding OPA3-like protein, whose product MILPVVKLGTLALKTLCKPIAYRLKKEAGIHPKFRQFIVNIAQTNHRISTNIQRRIYGHSTNVEIRPLNEEKAVQAAADLIGELFVFSVAGAALIFEVQRSARSEARKEEARRQEIEAMKQREEELAKEMENLKQKLVEIEEHAKGRGLSGILHFKTVHGHESSKSATPA is encoded by the exons atgaTACTTCCGGTGGTGAAGCTTGGGACGCTGGCGCTGAAGACGCTGTGCAAGCCCATCGCCTATCGCCTCAAGAAGGAGGCCGGGATCCACCCCAAGTTCCGCCAATTCATCGTCAACATCGCCCAG ACCAACCACCGCATCTCTACAAATATCCAAAGACGGATTTACGGTCATTCAACTAATGTTGAGATCCGGCCTCTCAATGAGGAAAAAGCTGTTCAAGCTGCTGCAGATCTTATTGGGGAACTCTTCGTCTTTTCG GTGGCTGGAGCTGCCTTGATCTTTGAAGTGCAAAGAAGTGCAAGGTCAGAGGCTAGAAAGGAGGAAGCTCGCAGACAGGAAATTGAG GCAATGAAACAAAGAGAGGAGGAACTAGCTAAAGAAATGGAGAATCTGAAACAGAAGCTGGTTGAGATTGAAGAGCATGCAAAGGGGCGAGGTCTTTCGGGAATTCTGCATTTCAAGACTGTCCATGGGCATGAAAGCAGCAAATCGGCAACGCCTGCTTGA